From the Thermoanaerobaculia bacterium genome, the window GCCGTTCGCGCCGCTGCTCCGGGGAAATCCGTTCCTCGACGCCGTCTTCGAGGTACAGACGCGGCGCTGGCGGCGGCGGTCATGGCGGCTCGAGTCGCTTTCCGAGATCCGCCGGGCGGCCGCGGCGCTTCGCGCCTTCGGCGCCGACGTGCTGCTCGACCCGCAGGCGAACGAGAAATCGTGGGCGATCGCGCGGTTCGCGTCCGCGCCGCGGATCGTCCTCGACGATCGCGAGGTTCGAGGAAACTGGACGCGCCGGTTCTCCTCGCTTCGGGTGCGGCCGAGCGGCGCGGCCGGCCACGTGACGGACCGCGTGCTCGGGCTCCTCTCGCCGCTCGGAGTTCCCGCCGGGGAGAGGGCGCCCGACGCGCGCTACCTCCTCGCGGACCCGCCGGCGGCGGCGTCCGATTTCCTTTCGCGGGTCCCGCGGCCCTTCGCCCTGTACCACCCGGGCGCGGGATGGGCCAACAAGAGCTGGGGGGAGGAGCGATTCGCCGCGCTCGCCGACCGCGTCCGGAGGGATCGCGGCATCGCGCCGATCGTGTCGTGGGGGCCGGGGGACGAAGCGCGGGCCAACGACCTGTCCGGGCGTCTCGGCGCGCCCGCGATCCCGGCGCTCGACTTCGGCGGTCTCGCGCGCGTCATGTCGGAAGCGTCGTTCTTCGCGGCGGGAGACACGGGCCCGCTGCATCTCGCCGACGCGCTCGGCGTCCCGACCGTGGCGCTCTTCGGGCCCACCGACCCGGCGCGCAACGGTCCCTACCGGCGCAACGGGGTCGAGTTCTCCTCGACCCTGGCGTGCGCCCCCTGCAACGACCGCTACGGCGAGACCAAGCCGTGCCTCGCCGGCACGTCCCCGGAGGCCGTCGCTCGCGCCGTCCTCGCGCGGTTTCCGGCGGCGTGAGCCGGCGCGCCGCGGCGCTCCT encodes:
- a CDS encoding glycosyltransferase family 9 protein, producing MNVVIVRLSSMGDVVHALPLAVNLKRAGHRVGWVIEKPFAPLLRGNPFLDAVFEVQTRRWRRRSWRLESLSEIRRAAAALRAFGADVLLDPQANEKSWAIARFASAPRIVLDDREVRGNWTRRFSSLRVRPSGAAGHVTDRVLGLLSPLGVPAGERAPDARYLLADPPAAASDFLSRVPRPFALYHPGAGWANKSWGEERFAALADRVRRDRGIAPIVSWGPGDEARANDLSGRLGAPAIPALDFGGLARVMSEASFFAAGDTGPLHLADALGVPTVALFGPTDPARNGPYRRNGVEFSSTLACAPCNDRYGETKPCLAGTSPEAVARAVLARFPAA